One uncultured Caproiciproducens sp. DNA segment encodes these proteins:
- a CDS encoding Crp/Fnr family transcriptional regulator translates to MEPFSRKNIGGVLEKSHTPHNYEKDRMIYWQEAPAGEFYYLKSGTVKIFISSENGMEKTLTVLEHGSIFGEAAFFDGMPRVSSAKTLVKSEIITVTRQSLMDCIRREPQLAMNLLTYLSQTIRMLSAQVNSMTFLQADQRLARLLLSLSKAKTVHTTHEDLAGLAGVSRVTVSRILTDFAQKGWTATRYREVEILDEAGLKAFIKE, encoded by the coding sequence ATGGAACCATTTTCCCGAAAAAACATAGGGGGCGTGTTGGAAAAATCCCACACACCCCACAATTATGAAAAAGACCGTATGATTTACTGGCAGGAAGCACCCGCCGGCGAATTCTATTATTTAAAAAGCGGAACGGTAAAAATCTTCATCAGCTCGGAAAACGGCATGGAAAAAACACTCACCGTTCTGGAACACGGCAGCATTTTCGGTGAAGCCGCCTTTTTCGACGGCATGCCGAGGGTATCCAGTGCCAAGACCCTTGTAAAATCCGAAATCATCACGGTAACCCGCCAAAGTCTGATGGACTGCATCCGGCGCGAGCCGCAGCTCGCCATGAACCTGCTCACATATCTGTCACAGACAATCCGTATGCTTTCCGCTCAGGTGAACTCCATGACCTTTTTACAGGCAGACCAGCGTCTTGCACGGCTGCTGCTCAGTCTGTCCAAAGCTAAAACCGTGCACACCACCCACGAAGATTTAGCCGGACTTGCGGGCGTTTCGCGCGTAACCGTCAGCCGCATCCTTACAGACTTTGCTCAAAAGGGCTGGACAGCCACGCGTTACCGGGAGGTAGAAATTTTAGACGAAGCCGGTTTGAAAGCCTTTATCAAGGAGTAA
- the lysS gene encoding lysine--tRNA ligase yields the protein MSDKINETNETVITPEQDISELLQIRRDKLTALQQAGRDPFAITTCPRDITAQEIRQLFEELENCDVCIAGRVMSWRDMGKASFLDIHDRSGRMQVYLKIDQVGEDSYNDLKSYWDVGDIVSVKGYVFKTRRGEISVHAKEIKLLSKSLLPMPEKFHGLKDTDLRYRQRYIDLIVNPEVKDTFIKRSEIIKTMRNFLDEKSYIEVETPVLNTIAGGAAARPFVTHHNTLDIDMYLRIALELHLKRLIVGGMERIYEIGRIFRNEGMDVKHNPEFTMIELYEAYTDYRGMMELTENMIHACADKACGTDKITYQGEEVDLAVPFQRLSMNEAIKEYTGVDFLTFKGDTEKALVIAKGLGLVAKSTDTWGDIMSLVFEEKVEEQLLQPTFIYDYPVEVSPLTKRKQDCPELVERFELFIARRELANAYSELNDPIDQRERFMRQMELRAAGNEEANMIDEDFLTALEYGMPPTGGMGMGVDRLVMLLTDSASIRDVLLFPTMKPRD from the coding sequence ATGAGCGATAAGATAAATGAGACAAACGAAACGGTTATTACGCCGGAACAGGATATCAGCGAGCTGCTGCAAATTCGAAGGGATAAGCTGACAGCGCTGCAGCAGGCAGGCAGGGATCCATTTGCCATTACGACCTGCCCGCGCGATATTACCGCGCAGGAAATCCGTCAGCTTTTTGAGGAGCTTGAAAACTGCGACGTGTGCATAGCCGGACGTGTCATGAGCTGGCGCGACATGGGCAAAGCGAGCTTTTTGGACATTCACGACCGCAGCGGAAGAATGCAGGTCTACCTGAAAATCGATCAGGTGGGCGAGGACAGCTACAATGACCTGAAAAGCTATTGGGATGTCGGCGACATTGTCAGTGTGAAAGGATATGTTTTTAAAACCCGCAGAGGGGAAATTTCCGTTCATGCCAAAGAAATTAAACTGCTCTCCAAATCATTGCTGCCCATGCCTGAAAAGTTCCATGGGCTGAAAGATACCGACCTGCGCTACCGTCAGCGCTACATCGACCTGATTGTCAATCCCGAGGTCAAGGATACCTTTATCAAGCGCAGCGAAATTATAAAGACCATGCGGAATTTTTTGGATGAAAAGTCCTATATTGAAGTAGAAACGCCTGTGCTGAACACCATCGCGGGCGGCGCGGCGGCGCGGCCGTTTGTTACACACCACAATACGCTCGATATTGACATGTACTTACGAATTGCATTGGAGCTGCACCTGAAAAGACTGATTGTCGGCGGTATGGAGCGGATTTATGAAATCGGCCGTATTTTCCGCAATGAGGGGATGGATGTAAAACATAATCCGGAGTTTACAATGATTGAGCTTTATGAAGCATATACGGATTACCGCGGGATGATGGAGCTCACTGAAAATATGATTCATGCCTGCGCGGATAAAGCGTGCGGAACCGATAAAATAACCTATCAGGGCGAAGAGGTCGACCTTGCTGTACCGTTTCAGCGCCTTTCCATGAACGAAGCGATCAAAGAATACACGGGCGTCGACTTCCTCACTTTCAAGGGGGACACGGAGAAAGCACTGGTGATTGCCAAGGGGCTTGGACTTGTTGCGAAGAGCACCGACACATGGGGCGACATTATGTCGCTCGTGTTTGAGGAAAAAGTGGAGGAGCAGCTTTTGCAGCCCACTTTCATCTATGATTATCCGGTCGAGGTCTCGCCCCTGACAAAGCGTAAGCAGGACTGCCCCGAACTTGTGGAGCGGTTTGAGCTGTTTATCGCACGGCGCGAGCTTGCAAACGCCTATTCGGAGCTGAACGACCCGATTGACCAGCGTGAACGTTTCATGCGTCAAATGGAACTGCGCGCCGCAGGCAACGAAGAAGCCAATATGATTGACGAGGACTTCCTGACCGCGCTGGAATACGGGATGCCCCCGACCGGCGGCATGGGAATGGGCGTTGACCGTCTGGTAATGCTCCTGACCGACAGCGCGTCTATCCGCGATGTGCTTTTGTTCCCCACCATGAAGCCGAGGGATTGA
- the greA gene encoding transcription elongation factor GreA, whose protein sequence is MVKQVILTKEGLEKLENELDELKSVKRKEVAEKIKVALSFGDLSENSEYDEAKNDQAIVEARIADIEVMLKNVKVIDENELSNENIHIGSKVEVRVTNPSTGNSSVVNYKIVGSNEVDPLNGNISDESLVGKSLLNHGIGDIVGVEVPAGVMEYEVLAISK, encoded by the coding sequence ATGGTCAAACAGGTAATTTTGACAAAAGAAGGTCTGGAAAAGCTTGAGAATGAGCTTGATGAACTGAAAAGCGTTAAACGCAAGGAAGTAGCGGAAAAAATCAAAGTGGCCCTTTCTTTTGGCGACTTGTCTGAAAACAGTGAATATGATGAGGCAAAAAACGATCAGGCAATCGTTGAGGCCCGCATCGCGGATATTGAAGTGATGCTTAAAAATGTAAAAGTCATTGATGAGAACGAGCTGAGCAACGAAAACATCCACATTGGGTCCAAGGTGGAAGTCAGGGTGACAAATCCTTCAACCGGAAACAGCAGCGTAGTCAACTATAAAATAGTCGGTTCCAACGAAGTCGATCCGCTTAACGGAAACATTTCGGACGAATCACTGGTTGGAAAATCCCTTTTGAATCACGGAATCGGCGATATTGTTGGAGTTGAAGTTCCTGCCGGAGTGATGGAGTACGAAGTTCTTGCCATATCCAAATAA
- a CDS encoding S41 family peptidase, protein MSRKLSWGATVALVAITASITVSITYVYAMKSFNSKVADINERQATYTKLSEIDQKARQDFIGTVDESALNDGICAGYVAGLGDSQAKYLSAEKYKAYVSGNSGKNIGVGIKTVRDTDGNMEVIDVMPNSPAEKSGIKKGDTIVSMDDKEIVRITYGDALNKLDGISGSKVKFGILRKTVAADTSSGTGTKTDNISITVTRAEYTEHTISSSMINGNVAYLKISEFTDTNAEQFNTLLSQRMKEGAAGIVIDLRNNSGGSISGMAAMLDTLLPAGNTVSYKDKAGEITVERTSNANEISLPITVIVDQNTFGAAEIFASDIKDYKKGLLVGEKTAGFGTKDEVMPLSDGSAIILSVANYLTLNGNVFDGKGIDVDVSKPLDAAQQALLVKNQLAGGQDTQLQAAVSALIRQGAIVSQTPSATESAPATSTAATD, encoded by the coding sequence ATGAGCAGAAAATTGTCCTGGGGCGCGACGGTCGCCCTCGTTGCCATTACGGCTTCTATCACGGTCTCTATCACCTATGTATACGCGATGAAGAGTTTCAATTCTAAGGTTGCGGATATCAATGAGCGCCAGGCAACGTACACTAAGCTGAGTGAAATTGATCAGAAAGCAAGGCAGGACTTTATTGGAACGGTGGACGAATCTGCTTTGAATGATGGAATTTGTGCCGGTTATGTAGCCGGGCTGGGCGATTCACAGGCAAAATATCTGTCGGCCGAAAAATACAAGGCCTATGTGAGCGGCAACAGTGGAAAGAATATCGGCGTAGGTATTAAAACGGTTCGTGATACCGACGGCAATATGGAAGTGATTGATGTGATGCCGAATTCGCCGGCTGAAAAGAGCGGAATAAAAAAGGGCGACACCATTGTCAGCATGGACGACAAGGAAATTGTACGCATCACTTACGGCGACGCACTCAATAAGCTCGACGGAATTTCCGGCTCAAAAGTAAAATTCGGCATTTTGCGTAAAACTGTTGCGGCCGATACCTCAAGCGGAACCGGAACAAAAACCGACAATATCAGCATTACGGTAACCCGTGCGGAGTATACCGAGCACACAATCAGCTCCTCCATGATCAACGGAAATGTGGCTTATTTGAAAATAAGCGAATTTACGGATACAAACGCGGAGCAGTTTAACACGCTGCTTTCACAGCGCATGAAAGAAGGCGCAGCGGGAATTGTGATTGATCTGCGCAACAATTCGGGGGGAAGCATCAGCGGAATGGCCGCCATGCTGGACACCCTTCTGCCGGCGGGCAATACGGTCAGCTATAAGGACAAAGCCGGAGAAATAACGGTGGAACGCACCTCAAACGCCAATGAAATCAGCTTGCCGATCACGGTGATTGTTGACCAGAACACCTTCGGTGCTGCTGAAATTTTCGCGTCCGATATCAAAGATTACAAAAAGGGACTGCTCGTCGGAGAAAAGACGGCCGGCTTTGGTACAAAGGATGAGGTGATGCCGCTTTCCGACGGCTCGGCAATTATCCTTTCCGTCGCAAATTACCTGACCCTGAACGGAAATGTCTTTGACGGGAAGGGGATCGACGTGGATGTAAGCAAGCCGCTCGACGCCGCTCAGCAGGCGCTACTGGTGAAAAATCAGCTTGCGGGCGGCCAGGACACGCAGCTGCAGGCTGCGGTTTCCGCGCTGATTCGACAGGGAGCAATCGTTTCGCAGACTCCGAGCGCAACTGAATCAGCGCCGGCAACGAGCACTGCGGCGACGGACTGA
- a CDS encoding peptidoglycan DD-metalloendopeptidase family protein, which translates to MGGKKWVKYMVAVILALAMIFTPQISVPASASKSLSQLQKEQSELKKQQSEVAAKLKSLKADKAKKQEYKNALDTQVSTVQSQIDVINQQITALDSDISEKESQIAGKQKSINTNYELLKQRLRALYLTGEASNLEIILNAKSVMDLADKTEAIQAITTHDTNLINTLKTDMQSIQTQKAEIETNRKSVADAKVALDTKQGELTSLINETKSVIAELAANESSANAESAKLAAQRKKADAAIDQWYKDYYASQKGTGGSGGYVSKGNFTWPVPGVTRISSGYGSRSGGFHKGIDIAAAGVYGKPIVAADSGKVMMAGWGNYGTGYGGYGNVVAIDHGGGYSTLYGHCSSVAVSKGQTVKKGQVIAYVGSTGDSTGPHLHFEIRVNGVAKNPMNWFSKG; encoded by the coding sequence TTGGGTGGTAAAAAATGGGTAAAATATATGGTGGCCGTCATTTTGGCACTGGCAATGATCTTTACCCCTCAAATTTCAGTACCTGCATCTGCCTCCAAAAGTCTGAGCCAGCTGCAGAAGGAACAAAGCGAATTAAAGAAGCAGCAGTCCGAGGTAGCGGCAAAGCTGAAATCGCTGAAAGCGGACAAGGCAAAAAAACAGGAATACAAAAATGCACTGGATACGCAGGTAAGCACCGTACAGAGCCAGATAGATGTTATCAACCAGCAGATTACCGCCCTTGATTCGGATATTTCTGAAAAAGAGTCGCAGATTGCCGGCAAGCAGAAAAGCATCAACACAAATTATGAACTGCTTAAGCAACGGCTGCGTGCGCTCTATCTGACAGGGGAAGCATCCAACCTTGAGATTATCCTGAATGCAAAGAGCGTGATGGACCTTGCGGATAAAACCGAAGCAATCCAGGCGATTACCACGCATGACACCAATTTAATCAATACGCTGAAAACAGACATGCAGAGCATTCAGACACAAAAAGCAGAAATTGAAACAAACCGTAAAAGCGTTGCCGACGCGAAAGTAGCGCTGGACACGAAGCAGGGTGAACTGACTTCACTGATCAATGAAACAAAGTCGGTGATCGCGGAGCTTGCTGCAAACGAGTCCTCGGCCAATGCGGAAAGCGCAAAGCTTGCCGCGCAGCGCAAAAAGGCGGATGCGGCAATCGACCAGTGGTATAAGGATTATTACGCGTCGCAGAAAGGAACCGGCGGCAGCGGCGGCTATGTGAGCAAAGGCAACTTTACGTGGCCGGTGCCGGGCGTAACCAGAATTTCCAGCGGATACGGATCGCGCAGCGGCGGATTCCACAAAGGAATTGATATTGCGGCAGCCGGTGTTTACGGCAAGCCGATTGTCGCGGCCGATTCCGGTAAGGTCATGATGGCCGGCTGGGGGAATTACGGTACCGGATACGGCGGATACGGCAATGTCGTGGCAATTGACCACGGCGGCGGATACTCCACCCTCTACGGACATTGCAGCAGTGTTGCCGTCAGCAAAGGGCAGACCGTGAAAAAGGGACAGGTAATTGCCTATGTCGGCAGTACCGGCGACTCTACCGGGCCCCATCTTCATTTTGAAATCCGTGTAAACGGTGTGGCGAAGAACCCAATGAACTGGTTCAGCAAGGGATAG
- the ftsX gene encoding permease-like cell division protein FtsX: protein MRIKGLGYLIKEGIKNIWNNRTMSFASVGVLISCLLLTGAAVLFSYNIDSAMKTIEGNNSVKIYMTQNLPTLSAIKVGEEIKKLDNIEDCEFVPKDDAIQQYMKILGDKDGTMLQGMTGKENPLPDAFKVSFKDLSKYKDTAAQIKKITGVASINDYSDIAAKLTSLDRMITMVGFWIILLLSLVSLFIISNTIRVTMFSRRVEISIMKSVGATNWFVRIPFIVEGMIIGIISGAVSSLILLLLYNKMMTSITSIMLFTPVDIRPLAGSITLAFILAGTLFGAVGGVISISKYLKKEGGEIVGW from the coding sequence ATGAGGATTAAGGGATTGGGCTACCTGATCAAAGAGGGAATAAAAAATATCTGGAATAACCGCACCATGAGCTTTGCCTCGGTCGGTGTTCTGATATCGTGTCTGTTGCTGACGGGCGCCGCGGTGCTTTTTTCCTATAACATTGATTCCGCGATGAAGACGATTGAGGGAAACAACTCTGTTAAAATTTATATGACACAAAACCTGCCCACGCTTTCCGCAATAAAAGTGGGGGAAGAAATTAAAAAGCTTGATAATATTGAAGATTGCGAGTTTGTCCCCAAGGATGATGCCATTCAGCAGTATATGAAAATTTTGGGAGATAAGGACGGCACGATGCTGCAGGGCATGACGGGAAAAGAAAATCCGCTTCCGGATGCTTTTAAGGTTTCGTTTAAGGATTTGTCGAAATACAAGGATACGGCGGCGCAGATCAAAAAGATTACCGGTGTTGCAAGCATCAACGACTATTCCGACATAGCGGCAAAGCTGACAAGTCTGGACCGGATGATTACCATGGTGGGGTTCTGGATTATCCTGCTGCTCAGTCTGGTATCATTGTTTATTATTTCCAACACCATTCGTGTCACCATGTTTTCACGGCGCGTGGAGATCAGTATCATGAAATCCGTCGGCGCGACAAACTGGTTTGTGCGAATTCCGTTTATTGTGGAAGGGATGATTATCGGTATTATCTCAGGTGCTGTTTCAAGCCTGATTTTACTGCTTCTCTACAATAAAATGATGACGTCCATTACATCAATTATGTTGTTTACCCCTGTGGACATACGGCCTCTGGCGGGGAGCATCACACTGGCGTTTATTCTGGCCGGCACCCTGTTCGGCGCGGTCGGCGGTGTGATTTCCATCAGTAAATATCTAAAAAAAGAAGGAGGGGAGATTGTTGGGTGGTAA
- the ftsE gene encoding cell division ATP-binding protein FtsE, with amino-acid sequence MIEFQNVSKTYSNGTKALKNVNLKVDKGEFVFIVGSSGAGKSTFLKLIMCEEKPNEGEIIVNGRQLSALKRRDVPYMRRTMGIVFQDFRLIDNMTVFENVAFAMHIVGATNKEIHKRVPYILGLVDLQNKALCHPTELSGGEQQRVGLARALVNNPKLIIADEPTGNIDPALSFEIVDLLNEINRRGTTILMVTHEHTLVKHFHRRVVEIHGGTIVADTASQEEVRHED; translated from the coding sequence TTGATAGAATTTCAGAACGTAAGTAAAACATATTCAAATGGTACCAAAGCACTGAAAAATGTGAATCTGAAAGTGGACAAGGGCGAATTTGTGTTCATTGTGGGGTCTTCCGGTGCGGGAAAAAGTACATTCCTCAAGCTGATTATGTGTGAGGAAAAACCCAACGAGGGTGAGATTATTGTCAACGGGCGCCAGCTTTCTGCGCTGAAAAGACGGGACGTGCCCTATATGCGCCGGACAATGGGAATCGTTTTTCAGGATTTCAGGCTGATTGACAATATGACGGTTTTCGAAAACGTGGCGTTTGCCATGCACATTGTCGGCGCAACAAACAAAGAAATTCACAAGCGGGTGCCGTACATTCTGGGCCTTGTTGACCTTCAGAACAAGGCGCTGTGCCACCCGACGGAACTTTCCGGCGGTGAACAGCAGCGTGTCGGCCTTGCAAGAGCGCTGGTCAACAATCCGAAACTGATTATTGCCGACGAACCGACGGGCAACATTGACCCCGCCCTTTCGTTTGAAATAGTGGATTTGCTCAACGAAATCAACCGCCGCGGCACAACGATTCTGATGGTGACGCATGAACACACGCTGGTTAAGCACTTCCACCGCAGAGTGGTCGAGATTCATGGCGGAACCATTGTGGCGGACACTGCTTCGCAGGAGGAGGTGCGCCATGAGGATTAA
- a CDS encoding helix-turn-helix domain-containing protein, protein MSNRLFQGVIHQMRDAIDRTIGVIDETSVIIACSELGRIGEVNDSITAEILATPGAFVVNGYTFKSFGSRPRPEYAVFVSGSDPEAGRYASLLAVSLSSIKQYYDEKFDRNNFIKNVILDNILPGDIYLKARELRFNSDVNRVCMMIKITSKSDISAYDVVQNLFPDKNKDFIININENDIALVKEIRAGIEPKDLEKLAGSIVDTLSSEFYTHCVVGIGTTVTGIKDLARSFKEAQVALEVGKVFDTEKPIVSYDNLGIARLIYQLPTTLCDMFLKEVFKRGSIESLDHETLFTIQRFFENNLNVSETSRKLFVHRNTLVYRLEKIKKITGLDLREFEDAIVFKVALMVKKYLSSNPVKF, encoded by the coding sequence ATGTCAAATAGATTATTTCAGGGAGTTATCCATCAAATGCGAGATGCAATAGACCGGACGATCGGTGTCATTGATGAAACCTCGGTTATTATTGCCTGCAGTGAACTTGGGCGCATCGGCGAAGTGAACGACAGCATTACTGCTGAGATTTTAGCGACACCCGGAGCCTTTGTGGTCAACGGCTATACTTTTAAGTCGTTTGGCAGCCGCCCAAGACCGGAATATGCCGTCTTTGTTTCAGGAAGTGATCCGGAGGCCGGGCGCTACGCTTCTTTGCTTGCGGTTTCGCTGAGCAGCATAAAGCAGTATTATGATGAAAAATTCGACCGAAACAATTTTATCAAGAATGTCATTCTTGATAATATTCTGCCCGGCGATATCTATTTAAAAGCACGTGAGCTCCGCTTTAATTCCGATGTGAACCGTGTGTGTATGATGATCAAAATTACAAGCAAATCCGACATTTCGGCTTACGACGTGGTGCAGAACCTGTTCCCGGATAAAAACAAGGATTTTATTATTAATATCAATGAAAACGACATTGCGCTAGTCAAGGAAATCCGCGCCGGCATTGAGCCGAAGGATCTTGAAAAACTGGCAGGTTCGATTGTGGACACGCTTTCAAGCGAATTCTATACCCACTGTGTTGTCGGTATTGGTACGACGGTTACCGGGATTAAGGATTTGGCCCGTTCCTTTAAGGAGGCGCAGGTTGCACTGGAGGTCGGCAAGGTGTTCGACACCGAGAAACCGATTGTCAGCTATGACAACCTTGGCATTGCACGTCTGATTTATCAGCTGCCGACGACTTTGTGCGACATGTTCCTCAAAGAAGTCTTTAAGCGCGGCTCGATTGAATCGCTTGATCACGAGACTCTGTTTACCATTCAGCGTTTCTTTGAAAACAATCTGAATGTTTCGGAAACTTCCCGCAAGCTTTTCGTTCACAGAAACACGCTTGTTTACAGATTGGAGAAGATTAAAAAGATTACCGGACTGGATCTTCGCGAATTTGAAGATGCCATTGTGTTTAAAGTGGCGCTTATGGTAAAAAAGTATCTTTCTTCCAACCCAGTTAAATTCTGA